From Geomonas agri, one genomic window encodes:
- the gltB gene encoding glutamate synthase large subunit, whose product MKTIGLPKKQGMYDPQFEHDACGVGFVTNIKGKKSHEIVQQAITVLENLDHRGAVGSEHNTGDGAGILIQLPDAFFRKVCPEAGFELPAPGDYGVAMLFTSPEATERSAAKHIFQRIIAEEGVEVIGWREVPTDNSSLGDTAKAGEPLVRQIFFKRGASCPDEDAFNRKLYLVNQRAIHEIRDQEVDPYWYVASISTRTIVYKGMLMPAQLDQYYPELRDEDVTSAIAVVHSRFSTNTFPSWDRAHPYHYLAHNGEINTLRGNVNWMHARQSMFNSEFFGDDIKKLLPVINTNGSDSAMFDNCLELLLMTGRPLPHAVMMMVPEPWENHETMSKEKRAFYEYHSCLMEPWDGPAALTFTDGRIIGAVLDRNGLRPCRYYLTDDDLVIMASEAGVLQVPPEKVIKKGRLQPGKMFLVDTVQGRIIPDEEIKNELATAKPYADWVKVNHLPLADLPKAKGQAVEDSPLVQRQKAFGYTFEDQETIIGPMATSGIQPLGSMGTDTPLAVLSEKPQLLYSYFKQLFAQVTNPPIDPIREEIITSTAVRIGSETNLLKPSSTGARVIRLEHPILTNEELEKLRELDRPGFKSATLSLLFKAADGAEGMEKALESLFNSAIRHIEMGTTVIILSDRGVNEEYAALPALLAVAGLHHHLIRTATRTHASLILESGEPREVHHFAVLLGYGVTAINPYLAFESIEDMIQQGMLTGIDYKKGVKNFVKASIKGIVKTMAKMGISTIQSYRGAQICEAVGLHQSVIERYFTWTPSRIGGIDLDGIAQELLFRHKKAYPHRVPADPTLDPGGQYQWRKEGEEHLFNPLTIQSLQKATRTNDYNEFKVFSKLIDEQNERLYTLRGLLDFNTDIRIPVPIEEVESVEDIMKRFKTGAMSYGSISQEAHEALAIAMNRIGGRSNTGEGGEDPARFTWTNELGDSKNSAIKQVASGRFGVTSNYLTNASELQIKMAQGAKPGEGGELPGHKVYPWVAKTRHTTPGVGLVSPPPHHDIYSIEDLAELIHDLKNANRRARISVKLVSEVGVGTIAAGVAKAHADVVLISGYDGGTGASPLSSIKHAGLPWELGLAETHQTLMLNNLRSRIIVEVDGQLKTGRDVAIAALLGAEEFGFATAPLVTLGCVMMRVCHSNTCPAGVATQDPELRKNFSGKPEYVVNYMRFIAQEVREIMAELGFRTFNEMVGRANRLEPKRAVAHWKAQGLDFSNVLYQPQTGIKGSRYCTESQDHGLEKSLDMTRLLEICKPAIEKGEKVSAELPITNIDRVVGTIVGNEVTRAYGSEGLADDTIRLKFRGSAGQSFGAFVPKGMTLELTGDVNDYLGKGLSGGTIVVYPPDGSPFKAEENIIAGNVALYGATSGSAYISGIAGERFGVRNSGVNAVVEGVGDHGCEYMTGGTVVVLGETGRNFAAGMSGGVAYVLDSAGDFKERCNTEMVALELLDDKDQETVKEMIAEHARRTGSARATRILHDWKTHAHKFVKVMPMDYKRVLQALERAQASGLTGDDALAAAFEENARQAAH is encoded by the coding sequence ATGAAAACAATCGGATTACCCAAGAAGCAGGGGATGTACGATCCCCAGTTCGAGCACGACGCCTGCGGCGTCGGCTTCGTCACCAACATCAAGGGGAAGAAGTCCCACGAGATCGTCCAGCAGGCGATTACCGTCCTGGAGAACCTGGACCACCGCGGGGCCGTCGGCAGCGAGCACAACACCGGCGACGGCGCCGGCATCCTGATCCAGCTCCCCGACGCCTTCTTCCGCAAGGTCTGCCCCGAGGCCGGCTTCGAGCTCCCCGCTCCCGGTGACTACGGCGTGGCCATGCTCTTCACCTCCCCGGAAGCCACCGAGCGTAGCGCCGCGAAGCACATCTTCCAGCGCATCATCGCCGAGGAAGGGGTCGAGGTGATCGGCTGGCGCGAGGTGCCGACCGACAACTCGTCTCTGGGTGACACCGCGAAGGCGGGCGAGCCGCTGGTACGCCAGATCTTCTTCAAGCGCGGTGCTTCCTGCCCCGATGAGGATGCCTTCAATCGGAAGCTCTACCTGGTGAACCAGAGGGCGATCCACGAGATCCGCGACCAGGAAGTCGATCCCTACTGGTACGTGGCCAGCATCTCGACCCGCACCATCGTCTACAAGGGGATGCTGATGCCGGCCCAGCTGGACCAGTACTACCCCGAGTTGCGCGACGAGGACGTCACCTCCGCCATCGCGGTCGTGCACTCCCGCTTCTCCACCAACACCTTCCCGAGCTGGGACCGCGCCCATCCGTACCACTACCTGGCGCACAACGGCGAGATCAATACCCTGCGCGGCAACGTGAACTGGATGCATGCGCGCCAGTCCATGTTCAACAGCGAGTTCTTCGGCGACGACATCAAGAAGCTGTTGCCGGTGATCAACACCAACGGCTCCGACTCGGCCATGTTCGACAACTGTCTCGAGCTTCTGCTCATGACCGGCCGTCCCCTGCCGCACGCGGTGATGATGATGGTGCCGGAACCGTGGGAAAACCACGAGACCATGAGCAAGGAGAAGCGTGCCTTCTACGAGTACCACTCCTGCCTGATGGAGCCGTGGGACGGCCCTGCCGCCCTCACCTTTACTGACGGCCGCATCATCGGCGCCGTGCTCGACCGTAACGGCCTGCGTCCCTGCCGCTACTACCTGACAGACGACGACTTGGTCATCATGGCCTCCGAGGCCGGCGTCCTGCAGGTACCGCCCGAGAAGGTGATCAAGAAGGGGCGCCTGCAGCCGGGCAAGATGTTCCTGGTCGATACCGTGCAGGGGCGCATCATCCCTGACGAGGAAATCAAGAACGAGCTGGCCACCGCCAAGCCGTACGCGGACTGGGTCAAGGTGAACCACCTCCCGCTGGCCGACCTTCCCAAGGCAAAAGGCCAGGCGGTGGAGGATTCCCCCCTGGTACAGCGCCAGAAGGCCTTCGGCTATACCTTCGAAGACCAGGAAACCATCATCGGACCGATGGCGACCTCCGGCATCCAGCCGCTGGGCTCCATGGGCACCGACACGCCGCTTGCGGTCCTTTCCGAGAAGCCGCAGCTGCTCTACAGCTACTTCAAGCAGCTCTTCGCCCAGGTGACCAACCCGCCCATCGACCCGATCCGCGAGGAGATCATCACCTCGACCGCGGTAAGGATCGGCTCGGAAACGAACCTCCTGAAACCCTCCTCGACCGGCGCCCGCGTCATCCGCCTCGAGCACCCGATCCTTACCAACGAGGAATTGGAGAAGCTGCGTGAGCTGGACCGCCCCGGATTCAAGAGCGCAACCCTGTCGCTGCTGTTCAAGGCGGCCGACGGCGCCGAGGGGATGGAGAAGGCACTGGAGAGCCTGTTCAACAGCGCCATCCGTCACATCGAGATGGGCACCACCGTCATAATCCTCTCCGACCGCGGCGTCAACGAAGAGTACGCGGCCCTGCCGGCGCTTTTGGCCGTGGCTGGCCTGCACCACCACCTGATCCGCACCGCCACCAGGACCCACGCCTCCCTGATCCTCGAGTCGGGCGAGCCGCGCGAGGTGCATCACTTCGCGGTGCTCCTGGGTTACGGCGTCACCGCCATCAACCCCTACCTCGCCTTCGAGTCCATCGAGGACATGATCCAGCAGGGGATGCTTACCGGTATCGACTACAAGAAGGGGGTCAAGAACTTCGTCAAGGCCTCCATCAAGGGTATCGTCAAGACCATGGCCAAGATGGGTATCTCCACCATCCAGAGCTACCGCGGCGCCCAGATCTGCGAGGCGGTCGGTCTGCACCAGTCCGTGATCGAGAGGTACTTCACCTGGACCCCGTCCCGCATCGGCGGCATCGATCTCGACGGCATCGCCCAGGAACTGCTGTTCCGCCACAAAAAAGCCTACCCGCACCGCGTGCCGGCCGATCCGACCCTCGACCCGGGCGGGCAGTACCAGTGGCGCAAGGAGGGTGAGGAGCACCTGTTCAACCCGCTCACCATCCAGTCGCTGCAGAAGGCCACCAGGACCAACGACTACAACGAGTTCAAGGTCTTCTCCAAGCTGATCGACGAGCAGAACGAACGTCTCTACACGCTGCGCGGTCTCCTGGACTTCAACACCGACATCCGCATCCCGGTACCCATCGAGGAGGTCGAGTCGGTCGAAGATATCATGAAGCGCTTCAAAACGGGCGCCATGTCCTACGGCTCCATCAGCCAGGAGGCGCACGAGGCGCTGGCCATCGCCATGAACAGGATCGGCGGCCGCTCCAACACCGGCGAGGGTGGCGAAGATCCGGCGCGCTTCACCTGGACCAACGAACTGGGCGATTCCAAGAACAGCGCCATCAAGCAGGTCGCTTCCGGCCGTTTCGGCGTCACCAGCAACTACCTGACCAACGCCAGCGAACTGCAGATCAAGATGGCGCAGGGCGCGAAGCCTGGCGAAGGTGGCGAACTGCCAGGCCACAAGGTGTACCCGTGGGTTGCCAAGACCCGCCACACCACCCCGGGCGTCGGCCTCGTGTCGCCGCCGCCGCACCATGACATCTACTCCATCGAGGACCTGGCGGAGCTGATCCACGACCTGAAAAACGCCAACCGCCGCGCCAGGATCAGCGTCAAGCTGGTCTCCGAGGTCGGCGTCGGCACCATCGCGGCCGGCGTGGCCAAGGCCCATGCCGACGTCGTGCTCATCTCGGGCTACGACGGCGGCACCGGCGCTTCCCCGCTCTCCTCGATCAAGCACGCGGGTCTCCCCTGGGAGCTCGGTCTCGCCGAAACCCACCAGACCCTGATGCTCAATAACCTGAGGAGCAGGATCATCGTCGAGGTGGACGGCCAGCTGAAAACCGGCCGCGACGTCGCCATCGCCGCCCTCCTGGGCGCCGAGGAATTCGGCTTCGCCACCGCGCCGCTGGTCACCCTGGGTTGCGTCATGATGCGCGTCTGCCACAGCAACACCTGCCCGGCCGGCGTTGCGACCCAGGATCCGGAGCTCCGGAAGAACTTCTCCGGCAAGCCGGAGTACGTGGTCAACTACATGCGCTTCATCGCGCAGGAAGTGCGCGAGATCATGGCGGAACTCGGCTTCCGCACCTTCAACGAGATGGTTGGCCGCGCCAACCGCCTCGAGCCCAAGCGCGCCGTGGCCCACTGGAAGGCTCAGGGGCTCGACTTCAGCAACGTGCTGTACCAGCCGCAGACCGGCATCAAGGGAAGCCGCTACTGCACCGAATCCCAGGACCACGGTCTTGAGAAGTCGCTCGACATGACCAGGCTGCTGGAGATTTGCAAACCGGCCATCGAGAAAGGCGAGAAGGTGAGCGCAGAGCTGCCCATCACCAACATCGACCGCGTCGTCGGCACCATCGTCGGCAACGAGGTTACCCGCGCCTACGGCTCCGAGGGGCTTGCCGACGACACCATCAGGCTCAAGTTCCGCGGCTCCGCGGGGCAGAGCTTCGGCGCCTTCGTGCCCAAGGGGATGACCCTGGAACTGACCGGCGACGTCAACGACTACCTGGGCAAGGGCCTGAGCGGCGGCACCATCGTGGTCTACCCGCCCGACGGCTCCCCGTTCAAGGCGGAGGAGAACATCATCGCCGGCAACGTCGCCCTCTACGGCGCCACCAGCGGCTCCGCCTACATCAGCGGCATCGCCGGGGAACGCTTCGGCGTACGTAACTCCGGCGTCAACGCCGTCGTCGAAGGCGTCGGCGATCACGGCTGCGAGTACATGACCGGCGGCACCGTCGTGGTACTGGGTGAAACCGGCCGCAACTTTGCCGCCGGCATGAGCGGCGGCGTCGCCTACGTCCTGGACAGCGCCGGTGACTTCAAGGAGCGCTGCAACACCGAGATGGTTGCCTTGGAACTGCTGGACGACAAGGACCAGGAGACCGTCAAGGAGATGATCGCGGAGCATGCCAGGAGAACCGGCAGCGCACGCGCCACGCGCATCCTGCACGACTGGAAGACCCACGCCCACAAGTTCGTCAAGGTCATGCCGATGGACTACAAGCGGGTACTCCAGGCCTTGGAACGCGCCCAGGCCTCCGGGCTTACCGGCGACGACGCGCTGGCCGCCGCCTTCGAAGAGAATGCACGCCAGGCAGCACACTAA
- a CDS encoding HEAT repeat domain-containing protein gives MRELNVSRRNMAAYPPGHQIIDASLASALTSYAEFLGEHDEIIVGVAGSTLVLADQVVDKSNPVMRDFARTLHERGIGTLVLKRGLSKEELRRFIIILGSKREKIHAAGGVGAVWEKSGITSLAIREIRYDLFIATEEPQPQAGEVASQALDLWERFALVLKSGLKAGDVLAGGALDPELVAEALNCQFGQGGLLGDFTRLLGDAFARGETAAPRTKEVIGRSFAGFVAKLNPVLRQQFLAAAWLSEAITAPEMESLIRHMPLNVVRDTLKEIGERQQSIPPFVLQLLRQLSSSAPPSGESLQPVLPEAELSARVETILKEHASEEFIPQSYQDKLHKMMDPGQVPLLGSEGVRDLLVTLEQSCLEKSTGELLLLFLKSGVGEGEEIDGYARNLYDIGIYFLREGDYPQFIKILREVTGGEVPIEVRQRVMELLACDEFVSEVLDGLETWGKPRFDEIAEVIATVGAPFSDALLEGLAQSESMSLRRFMMDRLVEIGTPAAPSVIARLSDSRWYFLRNLITLVRRMKLSDTVERLRVLARHSDRRVAQEALRALLEFGDTMAEGKLVRDLESDNQQAVLAALEVAGMAGSARVLGILHAMLLAPGFSTKELQVKRQVVQALGEVGNPESLPLLEKLFASVNLLYRSRLTKLKLDAVMTLWRYPADAALPLLKKIAAKRGAVGRQAASMLRGRVDGTS, from the coding sequence GTGCGTGAACTCAATGTTTCGCGCCGCAACATGGCCGCTTACCCGCCCGGGCATCAAATAATCGACGCCTCTTTAGCCAGCGCCTTGACCAGCTACGCCGAATTCCTCGGCGAACACGACGAGATCATCGTTGGGGTGGCCGGTTCAACTCTCGTGCTGGCGGATCAGGTAGTCGACAAGTCGAATCCGGTCATGAGGGATTTCGCCCGGACGTTGCATGAACGGGGGATAGGGACGCTTGTTCTGAAACGGGGGCTCAGCAAGGAGGAGCTGCGCCGTTTCATCATCATCCTGGGCAGCAAACGCGAAAAGATTCATGCCGCCGGCGGGGTCGGTGCGGTCTGGGAGAAGTCCGGCATCACCTCTCTCGCTATCAGGGAGATACGCTACGACCTGTTCATTGCAACAGAGGAACCGCAACCCCAGGCCGGGGAGGTGGCGAGTCAAGCTCTCGATCTCTGGGAACGGTTTGCCCTGGTTTTGAAGAGCGGGCTGAAGGCGGGAGATGTGCTCGCCGGAGGAGCGCTGGATCCGGAACTGGTAGCCGAAGCCCTCAACTGTCAATTCGGCCAAGGTGGCCTTTTGGGGGACTTCACACGTCTCTTGGGGGATGCCTTTGCCCGTGGAGAAACCGCAGCTCCGCGCACCAAAGAAGTCATCGGCCGGAGTTTCGCCGGTTTTGTCGCCAAGCTGAACCCCGTTTTGCGTCAGCAGTTTCTCGCCGCCGCATGGTTGTCCGAGGCGATCACCGCACCGGAAATGGAATCGCTCATCCGGCACATGCCACTGAACGTGGTGCGGGACACGCTGAAGGAAATTGGCGAGCGCCAGCAGAGCATCCCCCCCTTCGTACTGCAACTGCTGCGGCAGCTCAGTTCCAGCGCCCCTCCTTCCGGCGAGTCCCTGCAGCCAGTCCTGCCGGAGGCGGAGTTGTCGGCGCGGGTCGAGACCATCCTCAAGGAACACGCCAGCGAAGAGTTCATCCCGCAAAGTTATCAGGACAAGCTGCACAAGATGATGGACCCGGGCCAGGTGCCCCTCCTGGGGAGCGAAGGTGTGCGTGATCTCCTGGTAACCCTCGAACAGTCATGCCTTGAGAAGAGCACCGGCGAGCTCCTGCTTCTCTTCCTGAAGTCAGGCGTGGGCGAGGGGGAGGAAATCGACGGGTATGCCAGGAACCTTTACGATATCGGGATCTATTTCCTGCGGGAGGGCGACTACCCGCAGTTTATCAAGATTCTGCGCGAGGTGACCGGGGGCGAGGTGCCCATCGAGGTGCGCCAGCGCGTCATGGAGCTTCTGGCCTGCGATGAGTTCGTCAGCGAGGTACTGGACGGACTGGAAACCTGGGGAAAGCCCAGGTTCGATGAGATCGCCGAGGTGATTGCAACGGTAGGTGCACCTTTTAGCGATGCCCTCCTGGAGGGCCTGGCGCAAAGCGAGAGCATGTCGCTGAGACGGTTCATGATGGACCGTCTGGTGGAGATCGGTACCCCGGCCGCTCCCTCCGTCATCGCTCGGCTCTCCGATAGCCGCTGGTATTTTCTGCGCAACCTGATCACACTGGTTCGGCGTATGAAACTCTCCGACACCGTGGAGAGGCTGCGCGTGCTGGCCCGTCATTCCGACCGTAGGGTTGCCCAGGAAGCCCTCAGGGCGCTGCTCGAATTCGGGGATACCATGGCGGAGGGTAAGCTGGTGAGGGATCTTGAGAGCGATAACCAACAGGCCGTGCTCGCGGCGCTCGAGGTCGCAGGAATGGCCGGGTCGGCCAGGGTCCTCGGGATCCTGCATGCCATGCTGCTGGCACCGGGCTTCTCCACCAAAGAGCTGCAGGTGAAGAGGCAGGTCGTACAGGCGCTGGGGGAGGTAGGCAATCCAGAGTCGCTCCCCTTGCTGGAGAAACTCTTTGCCTCGGTCAACCTGCTGTACCGCAGCAGGCTGACCAAGTTGAAACTCGATGCCGTCATGACGCTGTGGCGGTACCCCGCGGATGCCGCCCTGCCACTTCTGAAGAAGATCGCTGCCAAGAGGGGGGCGGTCGGGCGGCAGGCTGCGTCAATGCTGCGCGGCAGGGTGGACGGTACCTCATGA
- a CDS encoding glutamate synthase subunit beta: MGKPTGFMEYKRELPADREPLERLKDWNEFHLHLPEEHLRTQGARCMDCGIPFCHTGMLVSGMACGCPINNLIPEWNDLVYRGLWKQALARLLRTNNFPEFTGRVCPAPCEGSCTLGSIDPAVTIKNIEVSIIDRAWQEGWITPNPPQVKTGKKVAVVGSGPAGLSAAAQLNKAGHQVTVFERADLPGGLLMYGIPNMKLDKREVVLRRVKLMEQEGINFVCNTAIGGADYPVEKLRGDFDAVVLATGATLPRDLPIDGRSLKGIHFAMDFLTANTKAVLNEGADFISAEGKDVIIIGGGDTGTDCVGTSLRHGCKSVTQLEIMPRFPDTRAADNPWPEWPKVHKVDYGQEEAAAKFGADPRVFVTTATKFEGDAQGNVTAVHTVQVEWKQNEKGQYIPVPVPGTEQVRPADLVLLAMGFLGPEQELPEALGLERDGRSNIKADFNRYITNIPGVFAAGDCRRGQSLVVWAFNEGRGAARECDRFLMGETELP; the protein is encoded by the coding sequence ATGGGAAAACCTACCGGATTCATGGAATACAAACGCGAGCTCCCGGCCGACCGCGAGCCGCTTGAGAGGCTCAAGGACTGGAACGAGTTCCACCTGCACCTGCCGGAAGAGCACCTGCGTACCCAGGGTGCCCGCTGCATGGACTGCGGCATCCCGTTCTGCCACACCGGCATGCTGGTGAGCGGCATGGCCTGCGGCTGCCCCATCAACAACCTGATCCCCGAGTGGAACGACCTGGTATACCGCGGCCTGTGGAAACAGGCCCTGGCCCGGCTGCTTCGGACCAATAACTTCCCGGAGTTCACCGGGCGGGTCTGCCCCGCTCCGTGCGAGGGGTCGTGCACCCTGGGCTCCATCGACCCGGCGGTCACCATCAAGAACATCGAGGTGAGCATCATCGACCGTGCCTGGCAGGAGGGGTGGATCACCCCGAACCCGCCGCAGGTCAAGACCGGCAAGAAGGTCGCCGTGGTCGGCTCCGGCCCCGCCGGCCTCTCCGCTGCCGCCCAGCTCAACAAGGCCGGCCACCAGGTCACCGTGTTCGAGCGCGCCGACCTCCCCGGCGGCTTGTTGATGTACGGCATCCCCAACATGAAGCTGGACAAGCGTGAGGTGGTACTGCGCCGCGTCAAGCTGATGGAGCAGGAAGGGATCAACTTCGTCTGCAACACCGCCATCGGCGGCGCCGACTACCCGGTGGAGAAACTGCGCGGCGACTTCGATGCCGTCGTGCTCGCCACCGGCGCCACCCTCCCCCGCGACCTCCCCATCGACGGACGTTCGCTTAAAGGGATCCACTTCGCCATGGACTTCTTGACCGCCAACACCAAGGCGGTATTGAACGAAGGGGCCGACTTCATCTCCGCCGAGGGCAAGGACGTCATCATCATCGGTGGCGGCGACACCGGTACCGACTGCGTCGGCACCTCGCTGCGCCACGGCTGCAAATCCGTTACCCAGCTGGAGATCATGCCGCGCTTCCCCGACACCCGCGCCGCCGACAACCCGTGGCCGGAGTGGCCGAAGGTACACAAGGTCGACTACGGCCAGGAGGAGGCAGCGGCCAAGTTCGGTGCCGACCCGCGCGTCTTCGTCACCACCGCGACCAAGTTCGAAGGGGATGCCCAGGGCAACGTGACCGCGGTACACACCGTCCAGGTGGAATGGAAGCAGAACGAGAAGGGGCAGTACATACCGGTTCCGGTGCCGGGCACCGAGCAGGTCCGTCCCGCCGACCTCGTGCTGCTCGCCATGGGTTTCCTCGGCCCCGAGCAGGAACTGCCCGAGGCCCTCGGTCTCGAGCGCGACGGCCGCAGCAACATCAAGGCCGACTTCAACCGCTACATCACCAACATCCCGGGCGTCTTCGCTGCCGGCGACTGCCGCCGCGGCCAGAGCCTCGTGGTCTGGGCCTTCAACGAAGGGCGCGGCGCCGCACGCGAGTGCGACCGTTTCCTGATGGGAGAGACCGAGCTCCCATAG
- a CDS encoding CheR family methyltransferase produces the protein MTAQANYTSNDFHRIRHMYRSSTGITLGHHTRDLVYNRMSQRVHATSGQNFSQYLDRLVLGDKSEWSAFTSALGSSPSCFFSDAPHFAALKEYLQALQGHGALLWSCATGTGEEAYSMAMTAHDALGGDIRSIKILATDIDLSALAIAEDGVYTAERLRHLPQRYKEKYLVRLACREEAYQVVPEIRRMVSFLPCNLATREWVLKGKYDAIFCKEVCDHFDAATQQELVGRMAGMLKPDGLLFLGKAEPSLVGDARFERRGDRSYAMKLRFNNSGS, from the coding sequence ATGACTGCACAGGCCAATTACACCAGCAACGATTTTCATCGTATCCGTCACATGTATCGCTCCTCTACCGGTATCACGCTGGGACATCACACCAGAGACCTGGTGTACAACCGAATGTCACAACGGGTGCACGCCACCTCCGGGCAGAACTTCTCCCAGTACCTGGACCGTTTGGTCCTCGGCGACAAGAGCGAATGGAGCGCCTTCACCAGCGCCCTCGGTTCGTCCCCAAGCTGTTTCTTCAGCGATGCACCCCATTTCGCCGCACTGAAGGAGTACCTGCAGGCCCTCCAAGGCCACGGGGCGCTGCTTTGGTCGTGTGCCACCGGTACTGGAGAGGAGGCATACTCGATGGCGATGACCGCCCATGATGCGCTGGGGGGCGATATCCGCTCTATCAAGATCCTCGCTACCGACATTGATCTCTCCGCCTTGGCAATTGCGGAAGACGGAGTCTACACTGCCGAACGGCTGCGTCACCTCCCCCAGCGCTACAAGGAGAAATACCTGGTCCGGCTCGCCTGCCGTGAAGAGGCATACCAGGTCGTGCCCGAGATTCGGCGCATGGTCTCCTTCCTCCCCTGCAACCTTGCGACGCGGGAGTGGGTGCTGAAAGGGAAGTACGACGCGATCTTCTGCAAGGAGGTCTGCGACCACTTCGATGCCGCGACGCAGCAGGAGTTGGTCGGGCGGATGGCGGGAATGCTGAAACCGGACGGGCTGCTCTTCCTGGGCAAAGCCGAACCGTCCCTCGTAGGTGATGCGCGCTTCGAGCGCAGAGGCGACAGGTCCTACGCCATGAAGTTGCGCTTCAATAACAGCGGCAGCTAG
- a CDS encoding HD-GYP domain-containing protein — MNSTTPTSRIIRLLLSASAGAALYSSGHLQVVRLGNQLFEELSALLDTRGELHLIVVENDLIIDGRPQEYSLFLNRFTLMLKERGIESLKLLRGITRQEVADLILLLSSGQGDEAASTDHLRFGWLKVPEESSTATAAGVGCAAEVLKELNRQELDRFSEIYQAVQRRQKFKVSGIAEIVAGFVELFRQEGMPLVVLAALRDSDEYTFTHCANVCILNLAQAMALGIEGQQLKDVGVAAMLHDIGKLFVPEEIINKNGRLTDEEFEAIKQHPVRGARYLMDIPGVPRMAVIAAYEHHAKFNLSGYPKLPPSWRLNLCSHLTMVSDFFDATRTRRSYRDPIELERIKGMMLEMSGTELHPVLTHNFFQILSGLNTPSPS, encoded by the coding sequence ATGAACAGTACAACCCCGACATCCCGTATCATCCGACTGCTTCTGTCGGCAAGTGCCGGCGCCGCGCTTTACTCGAGCGGGCATCTTCAGGTCGTCCGGTTGGGAAACCAGTTATTCGAGGAGCTAAGTGCGCTGCTCGATACCCGCGGCGAACTGCACCTGATCGTGGTGGAAAACGACCTCATCATCGACGGCCGCCCGCAGGAGTACAGCCTGTTCCTGAACCGCTTTACCTTGATGCTCAAGGAGCGCGGCATCGAGTCCCTCAAGTTGTTGCGGGGGATCACCCGGCAGGAGGTGGCCGACCTCATTCTCCTGCTGAGTTCCGGACAAGGGGACGAGGCCGCATCGACGGATCACCTGCGCTTTGGCTGGCTCAAGGTCCCTGAGGAGTCTTCCACCGCAACTGCGGCAGGAGTGGGGTGTGCGGCGGAAGTGCTCAAGGAACTCAACCGCCAGGAACTGGACCGGTTCTCGGAAATCTACCAGGCGGTGCAGCGCCGCCAGAAGTTCAAGGTCTCCGGCATTGCCGAGATCGTAGCCGGGTTCGTCGAGCTGTTTCGCCAGGAAGGGATGCCTCTTGTCGTTCTCGCCGCCCTAAGGGATAGCGACGAGTACACGTTCACCCATTGCGCCAATGTCTGCATCTTGAATCTTGCCCAGGCGATGGCTCTCGGCATCGAGGGACAGCAGCTCAAGGATGTCGGGGTGGCCGCCATGCTGCACGACATCGGCAAGCTCTTCGTTCCCGAAGAGATCATCAACAAGAACGGCAGGCTCACCGACGAGGAATTCGAAGCGATCAAGCAGCACCCGGTCCGGGGCGCGCGCTACCTCATGGATATCCCGGGAGTCCCCCGAATGGCTGTGATTGCCGCCTACGAGCACCACGCCAAGTTCAACCTGAGCGGCTACCCCAAGCTCCCCCCATCCTGGCGGCTCAACCTCTGCAGCCACCTGACCATGGTTTCTGACTTCTTCGATGCGACCCGGACCCGGCGCAGCTACCGCGACCCCATCGAACTCGAGCGCATCAAGGGCATGATGCTCGAGATGTCCGGCACCGAATTGCATCCGGTACTGACGCACAATTTCTTCCAGATACTTTCCGGCCTGAATACCCCAAGCCCTAGTTAA